From Candidatus Campbellbacteria bacterium:
TTTAATTTACTCCTCTCTATCTTATTTAAGAAAAATAGACTTACTACCAGAAGCAGAGCAAGCGAGGCAAGTCCTGTTTGATATCCTCGAACATTCTCTCCGACAACAACAAGAACAATGCTCCATATAGCGGGACCAACAAATGTTGCAAACCTCTCTGCAACGACATAATAACTAAAAGAAGAAGCTACGAGGTTTGGTGGAGCAAGTTCCCCTACAAGGGCTCTGCTTATCCCCCACACTGGACCAAATAATATCCCAGCAAATAGAAAGATTGGGACGAGTATCTTAAAATCTGTGACCAACACCATCGCCAGAAAAATGAAACACCACGTTATAAGAATCATTTTCAAAACCTTTAGATTTCCTTTTTTGTCAGCAATTTTACCAAAGAGAACTGCTCCTGCGGCCGCAAGAACAAGAATGCCTGCGGTAAGAATAGATTTTACAGTGTCAGTTGTCTGATGCACGGTTTCTAAGTAAAGCGGAAAATTATTGGCAAATGTAAGCATCACATCACTGAATAAAAAGTAGGCAATCAAAAGAAGCGCCAAGGGTTTATATGCAAAAACTTCTTTGAACAAAGACACGAGGGTTGGTCGAGGTTCAATACTATTCTTAATCAAAACTATATTTTGATCCTCTCGATAAAAAAGAAGCATGGGCAATGCAAGTAATCCAAAAAGGATTGTGGCGGGCAACAAAGCCTGTGCCCTTCCCGGATCACCAAATAACGTAATTCCATTTACAAAAGGAAGAGTAATCAAAACTCCTACCACCTGACCAAGTGAGTTTGCACCTTGCCCTATTCCTGATTTCCATGAACGATCAGTACCATTCGACAAATCATTTAACATCGGAGTAAAGTACAAGAAACAGGTAAGGTACGTATACGTTGAAAGTGCATATACCACTGTAACCAAAGCCTCTGCGCCATCCGAAAGCATCGTGAGTAGAGCCACTACTAAATATCCGATGAAAGTAAGAGCGGTCCAGAAGCGAAGCCCTATAATTTTTACTTTTAGGGTATCAATTTTCTTACTTATGATAGGTGCCGTAAAAATAAAAAGAACAGAGGCAACAACGAGCGCAATGTTATACCACCAAGCGGGCTTCCCCTGATCGATAACAAGCCATTGTGAAAAATAAAATAGAAATCCCATTAAAACTATGGAATTTGCAAAATCGTAGAGGGACCACAAAAACAATTTTTTATTCATTTTCAGTTGTTGACCCTGTGGGATGATGGTGGAACCTTTTTTATAAACTCAGACTGCTAATTATTTTCTTGAAAAATTTGCACTAGGGTTTTGTAAAAAAGAGACAAAACCACTGTTACTACAGTAATCACTATTTTTGTTAAAACACTAAAGTCCGTATAAATAGATACTGATAGGGCAAGGATAAGTCCCACAAGAACCGCAGAATAGTTTATTTCCTCTCTAAAATACTTAAATATATAAACACTCCAATCAAACCTTATTATATTGTGTTTTCCACATCTATTACAGATAAGGACTATATTACGAATTTGTTGATGGAAAACATTCGTAGCCAACACCTCATTGCAATTTCCACACTCAAAGTCGTACCCATCTTCATCACCACCTCTCATTATGACAGAACCTTCTTGCACTTTTAAAATTGCATGACTTTGGGCGTCAACCTCAGAAATAACGGATAGCTTAATGATATTCTTCATCTTGATTATTTATTCTTTAGTTGCTCCTTTTGCGTACTACTAACTATAAATATCGTGTTGCTGGACTAGAACTCGGTCACGAGTTACTAAGTACCCCCAACCCATCTCGATCTAGCCTTGTTTTATTCCATTCTGTCGAAAGTAAACCATCGCAACTTCCTTACCGGAATCCCATACTTCTCCTCAATAACCCAAGCGGCATTGTTGAAAATCGCATCTTTCCAGTCATACCCAATTTTTAAAACCACCTTCTTTAAATCACCCTCATTTTCAGCTTCGAGTTCGACATAGGTCGGAATACGGGGCCATGTGTCAATGTCGAACGTAACCCCATCCAACTCAAGTGTGTGGCGCTTTTTCTGCTGATGACGGTACGGTACAAGTCCCACCTTCTCAAAGAGTAACTCAGCCTTTTTATAGTCACTTACATCAAACTCTATTTCATACGCACCATCTACCGCATGAGCATTATGTTCTTTATATGAAAGCTTTACCCTCTCTCCCGTTTTCCTTATCCGAACAAAACGATTTGCTTCCTTCCACTTAAGAGCTTGATCGTAAATAATTGTTTCTTCGAGCATCACTTCACCTAAATCTTTTGCGCCAAGACCAAGCAGGATTTTAACCAACTTATCTTTATCTATCTCCAAAAATCTGCATTCTATTTCTTTGTGTTCCATGTTTTTCAATTTTAACTTAAGTATTCATTTTTCAATAAGCAAGTACCTTCTTTTGAGGCATTTCAATCACCTGACTTAGCATAAGCGTGTTGGCTGAGTCAGTCTGAAACCTTGCCCAACAAGACCGTTGAGGGGTTTCTGAGACGATTTCAGTATAGCAGAACGAGGCCTCTCAGTCGGGTCTCGATAGATACGATAGACAGTAAAAAGACTGGTGGGGTGTCTATGTTTTAGTCCTGATGAAACATCCCCTTGGACACCCCTTCGTTTCGGATTAGTTCATAAAACATCGTTAAAACTTTTGAAAAAGAGTGTCGAGGAAGCTGGCGTGCATCAAGTGCAGAGACGGTGGCATGTTCCTCTTCCATTTTTCCTTTCCATCCAATTTCAAATGTCGTTCGGTGAACAACGGAATCAAACCGATCAATTGACTTCACAGCTTTTGCTTCTGGTGTTTCTTTTGCTTCACACTCTTCCCACAGTTTTAATACTTCATCTCG
This genomic window contains:
- a CDS encoding MFS transporter, which produces MGFLFYFSQWLVIDQGKPAWWYNIALVVASVLFIFTAPIISKKIDTLKVKIIGLRFWTALTFIGYLVVALLTMLSDGAEALVTVVYALSTYTYLTCFLYFTPMLNDLSNGTDRSWKSGIGQGANSLGQVVGVLITLPFVNGITLFGDPGRAQALLPATILFGLLALPMLLFYREDQNIVLIKNSIEPRPTLVSLFKEVFAYKPLALLLIAYFLFSDVMLTFANNFPLYLETVHQTTDTVKSILTAGILVLAAAGAVLFGKIADKKGNLKVLKMILITWCFIFLAMVLVTDFKILVPIFLFAGILFGPVWGISRALVGELAPPNLVASSFSYYVVAERFATFVGPAIWSIVLVVVGENVRGYQTGLASLALLLVVSLFFLNKIERSKLKALAGLAEQG
- a CDS encoding CYTH domain-containing protein, which codes for MEHKEIECRFLEIDKDKLVKILLGLGAKDLGEVMLEETIIYDQALKWKEANRFVRIRKTGERVKLSYKEHNAHAVDGAYEIEFDVSDYKKAELLFEKVGLVPYRHQQKKRHTLELDGVTFDIDTWPRIPTYVELEAENEGDLKKVVLKIGYDWKDAIFNNAAWVIEEKYGIPVRKLRWFTFDRME